The following coding sequences lie in one Seriola aureovittata isolate HTS-2021-v1 ecotype China chromosome 5, ASM2101889v1, whole genome shotgun sequence genomic window:
- the ydjc gene encoding carbohydrate deacetylase — MPQPRVKLVVTGDDFGYCPRRNQGIVDCFQAGGISNVSLLVNASAAKEAADLAKRHNIPIGLHANLSEGVPVCPSLQQASTLINQRGFFLGKTGFRQALERGQLSMNQVDLELRAQVRLFRELTGHLPHHMDGHQHVHVLPEVREVFAQVLSDLRIPYTRVPVEPGLQSCPWLPAHIQRFYTQVEKDALDSISVFRRYGIRWPNVYLGLTTMGQNMSVPNLQRALSHVLAAGPSGTTSSSASGSNQPVVTAELMVHPGYPSHPQEGGCGEGPDDFSQSADRQHELSVLRDPSLQALYSQERVQLCAFKDL; from the exons ATGCCGCAACCCAGGGTGAAGCTGGTGGTTACGGGAGATGATTTTGGCTACTGTCCCAGGAGGAACCAGGGAATTGTGGACTGCTTCCAGGCTGGAGGCATCTCCAATGTGTCACTGCTGGTTAATGCCTCTGCTGCCAAAGAGGCAGCCGATCTGGCTAAAAG ACACAACATCCCCATCGGTCTCCATGCCAACCTGTCAGAGGGCGTTCCAGTGTGTCCAAGCCTCCAGCAGGCTTCCACACTGATTAACCAGCGGGGCTTCTTCCTTGGGAAGACGGGCTTCCGTCAGGCCCTGGAGAGAGGGCAGCTCAGCATGAATCAG gTGGATCTGGAGCTGAGGGCCCAGGTGAGGCTGTTCAGAGAACTGACAGGTCACCTGCCTCACCACATGGACGGACACCAGCATGTTCATGTACTGCCAG AGGTGCGTGAGGTGTTTGCACAGGTCTTGTCAGACCTCAGGATCCCATACACTCGTGTTCCAGTGGAACCAGGTTTACAGAGCTGCCCGTGGTTGCCAGCACACATCCAAAGATTCTACACACAGGTGGAGAAGGATGCTCTGGACTCCATCTCAGTCTTCAGACGCTATGGAATCAG GTGGCCAAACGTGTACCTGGGACTGACGACCATGGGCCAGAACATGTCCGTCCCCAACCTGCAGCGAGCCCTCAGCCACGTTCTGGCTGCGGGGCCCTCAGGCACTACCTCCAGCAGCGCATCAGGCTCCAATCAACCTGTGGTCACCGCAGAGCTAATGGTCCACCCAGGTTACCCCAGTCACCCCCAGGAGGGAGGCTGTGGAGAGGGCCCTGATGACTTCTCCCAGTCAGCTGACAGACAGCACGAGCTGAGCGTGCTCAGAGACCCGTCCCTGCAGGCCCTCTACAGCCAGGAAAGAGTGCAGCTCTGTGCCTTCAAAGACCTCTGA